A stretch of Desulfurivibrio alkaliphilus AHT 2 DNA encodes these proteins:
- a CDS encoding TonB-dependent receptor — MKRGVITIVAVGALAGPALAGEIKRELGEVVVTSSRIEEQRQDSTATIEVIGQDEVERVKYRNAGEILQRVPGVLTSNFGGDEELTSIRVPTHFTNPYTLVLIDGRPSRTYGSGGVNFREINSANIERIEVVKGPASALYGSNAIGGVINLITKKPTAQPQVTAWGEAGEYDEYRGGAYASGTSQSLSYNVDFNFKDRNGWRENTESKRQAANIRLQHFTAGASIWTFNFDYVKFDNNTAGSLDEQDFNDDWQQSYHTFANVEMEKVAPAISYATDLAGGDFDLTLGYRRIDHVVYPGYSFRPVFGDPNVQALSTYSDIEGYDIDLQLLYARELPSVESQLVSGLDLQTSKHEAEVYNLAVTRDPVSKKYTSYTVTGLRDSYDIETDAAAPYLQLDRRLGDNLKLQAGARYDWARYDLTDNLLGTAGMEGKQSFSRLSPKVGLTYNPLPHLNLYGSYSQGFVVPTTSQLFTSRLRNPDLDPEKADNYEVGLRSILLDGRASVDLALYHMTIREKIVDVTTGPFTSEYRNAAKTEHTGLELAADYALVAWARLGMSYTYAENKFDRFRDAGVDYSGNWLPRSPKHRLNLRLTVLPYEGFEVELEMDEISQQYADNANELTYSRPTLFNLRAAYNWQSWSLWAHVNNLADKEYASYVSESSTSVTGMGLYSGSPRTFFAGLSYRWGGNG; from the coding sequence ATGAAACGGGGAGTTATCACCATTGTAGCCGTCGGGGCTCTGGCCGGACCGGCCCTGGCCGGAGAGATCAAACGTGAACTGGGTGAGGTGGTGGTAACCTCGTCGCGCATTGAAGAACAGCGGCAGGATTCCACCGCCACCATCGAGGTCATCGGCCAGGACGAGGTGGAGCGGGTCAAATACCGTAATGCGGGGGAAATTCTGCAGCGGGTGCCCGGGGTCCTGACCAGCAACTTCGGCGGCGATGAGGAACTGACCTCCATCCGGGTGCCCACCCACTTCACCAATCCCTACACCCTGGTGCTCATCGATGGCCGCCCCAGCCGAACTTACGGCAGCGGCGGGGTCAACTTTCGCGAGATCAACAGTGCCAATATTGAACGAATCGAGGTGGTCAAGGGGCCGGCCTCGGCCCTTTACGGCAGCAATGCCATCGGCGGGGTGATCAATCTGATCACCAAAAAACCCACCGCCCAGCCGCAGGTCACCGCCTGGGGCGAGGCCGGCGAGTATGATGAATACCGGGGCGGGGCATATGCCAGCGGCACCTCCCAATCGCTGAGCTACAACGTTGATTTCAACTTCAAAGACCGCAACGGTTGGCGGGAAAACACCGAGAGCAAACGACAGGCGGCCAATATCCGACTGCAACACTTTACCGCCGGGGCCTCCATCTGGACCTTCAACTTTGACTATGTCAAGTTCGACAACAACACCGCCGGTTCCCTGGATGAGCAGGATTTCAACGATGACTGGCAGCAGAGTTATCACACCTTCGCCAATGTGGAAATGGAAAAGGTGGCGCCGGCGATTTCATACGCCACCGACCTGGCCGGCGGTGATTTCGACCTTACCCTGGGCTATCGTCGGATCGACCATGTGGTCTATCCCGGTTACAGCTTCCGGCCGGTGTTCGGTGACCCCAATGTCCAGGCCCTGAGCACCTATTCCGACATCGAGGGGTATGACATCGACCTGCAACTGCTCTATGCCCGGGAGCTTCCCTCCGTTGAAAGCCAACTGGTAAGCGGGCTCGATCTGCAGACCAGCAAGCATGAGGCCGAGGTATACAACCTGGCGGTAACCCGCGATCCGGTGAGCAAAAAATATACCTCTTACACGGTAACCGGCCTGCGGGACTCCTATGATATCGAAACCGACGCGGCGGCGCCTTACCTGCAGCTTGATCGCCGGCTGGGCGATAATCTCAAACTGCAGGCGGGAGCCCGCTATGACTGGGCTCGCTACGATTTAACCGATAACCTGCTGGGTACTGCCGGCATGGAAGGAAAACAGAGTTTTTCCCGCCTTAGCCCGAAAGTGGGTTTAACCTACAATCCCTTGCCCCACCTCAATCTCTACGGCAGCTATTCCCAGGGTTTTGTGGTGCCCACCACCAGCCAGCTCTTTACCTCGCGGTTGCGCAATCCCGATCTGGACCCGGAAAAGGCCGACAACTATGAAGTCGGGCTGCGTAGCATTCTCCTTGACGGCCGGGCCAGCGTCGATCTGGCCCTCTACCATATGACCATCCGGGAAAAAATCGTCGACGTCACCACCGGTCCCTTTACCTCGGAGTACCGCAATGCCGCCAAGACCGAGCATACCGGCCTGGAGCTTGCCGCCGATTACGCCCTGGTGGCCTGGGCCAGGCTGGGAATGTCTTACACCTACGCCGAGAACAAGTTCGACCGCTTCCGTGACGCCGGGGTCGACTACTCCGGCAATTGGCTGCCGCGCTCGCCCAAACACCGGCTCAATCTCCGCTTGACCGTCCTGCCTTACGAGGGTTTCGAGGTCGAGCTGGAAATGGATGAGATCAGCCAGCAGTACGCCGATAACGCCAACGAGTTGACCTATTCCCGGCCGACCCTGTTCAATCTGCGGGCGGCCTACAATTGGCAGAGCTGGTCGTTGTGGGCCCACGTCAACAACCTGGCCGACAAGGAGTATGCCAGCTATGTTTCTGAAAGTTCAACCAGTGTTACCGGCATGGGGCTGTACTCCGGCTCACCCCGGACCTTTTTTGCCGGACTTTCCTACCGTTGGGGGGGCAACGGGTAA
- a CDS encoding 4Fe-4S binding protein codes for MNSLKNLQRAVNRGNLSRFRFHVQLFSFALLIYGGYLAINVGNHLPTFACLYSDLHGGACYLLGFQHQMVTPWPEWFGGRGMAILIGLATFVAFFVFFNKAWCGFVCPLGTIQDWLSALRRKLKIRPATYSEPVFQRLGKIKYILLALLILIPMAIGNSFFGLPKLSHDWGVPFCMICPGRTILPLFAGDFSQLAIDFSSVAKLTLTALGMAITGLFIIGSLVKPRFFCLFCPMSAFHYIFSRLGLLRLTKNGAKCTRCGNCYRACDVGIRAIADDLESYNIVQDDCMMCGKCIEVCPEDDCLQARFLTLPVYSSTAEGFFKRMDRKNNGT; via the coding sequence ATGAATAGCCTGAAAAACCTGCAACGGGCCGTCAACCGCGGCAACCTCAGCCGGTTCCGTTTTCATGTGCAGCTCTTTTCCTTTGCCTTGCTGATATATGGTGGTTACCTGGCCATCAACGTCGGTAATCATTTGCCCACCTTTGCCTGTTTGTACAGCGACCTGCACGGCGGCGCCTGCTACCTGCTGGGGTTCCAGCACCAGATGGTCACCCCCTGGCCGGAGTGGTTCGGCGGCCGCGGGATGGCGATTTTGATCGGCCTGGCCACCTTTGTGGCCTTTTTTGTGTTCTTCAACAAGGCCTGGTGCGGTTTTGTCTGCCCTTTGGGGACCATCCAGGACTGGTTAAGCGCTTTGCGGCGCAAGCTGAAAATCCGTCCCGCCACCTACTCCGAGCCGGTTTTTCAGCGCCTCGGCAAAATCAAATATATCCTGCTGGCGTTGCTGATCCTGATTCCCATGGCCATCGGCAACAGTTTTTTCGGTCTGCCCAAACTCAGTCACGATTGGGGGGTGCCATTCTGCATGATCTGCCCGGGGCGTACCATCCTGCCGCTGTTCGCCGGCGATTTCAGCCAGCTGGCCATCGATTTCAGCTCGGTGGCCAAATTGACCCTGACCGCCCTGGGGATGGCGATCACCGGTCTGTTTATTATCGGCTCGCTGGTCAAGCCCCGCTTTTTCTGCCTGTTTTGCCCCATGAGCGCTTTCCACTATATCTTTTCCCGGCTCGGGCTGTTGCGGCTGACCAAAAACGGTGCCAAGTGTACCCGCTGCGGCAACTGCTACCGGGCCTGTGATGTGGGCATTAGAGCCATCGCCGACGACCTGGAGAGTTACAATATCGTCCAGGACGACTGCATGATGTGCGGCAAATGCATCGAGGTTTGCCCGGAGGATGACTGCCTGCAGGCCAGATTCCTGACCCTGCCGGTGTACAGCTCCACCGCTGAAGGTTTTTTTAAACGAATGGACAGGAAAAACAATGGAACATGA
- the exbB gene encoding TonB-system energizer ExbB encodes MDWIKYTVDYGIIGLLILMSIVVLAIVIERLMVYRNLRLDEFKDKRKLELELTGNLHLIGTVGRNAPYLGLLGTVLGIMLTFYDMGASGRMDAGQIMVGLSLALKVTAAGLLVAIPAVTAYNLLQRRVKVLVTNWEIRHG; translated from the coding sequence ATGGATTGGATTAAATATACGGTAGATTACGGCATTATCGGTTTGCTCATCCTGATGAGCATCGTGGTGCTGGCCATCGTCATCGAGCGGCTCATGGTTTACCGGAACCTGCGGCTTGATGAATTCAAGGATAAGAGAAAGCTGGAACTGGAGTTGACGGGTAATCTGCACCTGATCGGCACCGTCGGCCGCAATGCCCCCTACCTGGGGCTGTTGGGCACCGTTCTGGGAATTATGCTGACCTTTTACGACATGGGGGCCAGCGGCCGGATGGATGCCGGTCAGATTATGGTGGGCCTGTCCCTGGCCCTGAAAGTAACCGCCGCCGGGTTGCTGGTGGCGATTCCGGCGGTGACCGCCTACAACCTGCTGCAGCGGCGGGTAAAGGTACTGGTAACCAACTGGGAGATCAGGCATGGATGA
- a CDS encoding acyl-CoA dehydratase activase translates to MKYYGGIDIGSTSIKLVLVDQEQRLVADATCPTGSHFHQNTMNAFAGLLADHQLQREDVAYIFSTGYGRKLFKESDETISEITANAIGAVAFSREGEPVRTIINIGGQDLKVIQLDGEGQIQNFAMNDKCAAGTGRFLEMTARNLEVEVDQLGALHMRAQGVPLTINSTCTVFAESEIISLLANGHGKEELIAGVHYSIAKRVARLAKRFTGEGAVFFDGGPARNQGLVAALEDELMRPVIVPPTPQITTALGAALLALETGEELAGEGEGENA, encoded by the coding sequence ATGAAATATTACGGCGGCATCGATATCGGCTCCACCAGTATCAAGCTGGTGCTGGTGGATCAGGAGCAACGGTTGGTGGCCGACGCCACCTGCCCAACCGGTAGTCATTTCCATCAGAACACCATGAATGCCTTTGCCGGCTTGCTGGCCGATCATCAATTGCAGCGTGAAGATGTGGCCTATATCTTCTCCACCGGGTACGGCCGTAAGTTGTTCAAGGAGTCCGATGAGACCATCAGCGAGATAACCGCCAATGCCATAGGGGCGGTGGCCTTCAGCCGGGAAGGGGAGCCGGTGCGGACCATCATCAATATCGGCGGCCAGGACCTGAAGGTGATCCAGTTGGACGGGGAGGGGCAGATCCAGAACTTTGCCATGAACGACAAGTGTGCCGCCGGTACCGGCCGTTTCCTCGAGATGACGGCGCGCAACCTGGAAGTGGAGGTGGACCAGCTGGGCGCGTTGCATATGCGGGCCCAGGGGGTGCCCCTGACCATCAACAGCACCTGCACGGTCTTTGCCGAGTCGGAAATCATCAGCCTGCTGGCCAATGGCCACGGCAAAGAGGAACTGATCGCCGGGGTGCATTATTCCATCGCCAAACGGGTGGCCAGGCTGGCCAAACGTTTTACCGGCGAAGGCGCGGTGTTTTTCGACGGTGGGCCGGCCCGCAACCAGGGGTTGGTGGCGGCTCTGGAAGATGAACTGATGCGGCCGGTGATCGTGCCGCCCACCCCGCAGATCACCACCGCTTTAGGTGCGGCCCTGCTGGCCCTGGAGACCGGCGAAGAGTTGGCCGGCGAGGGGGAAGGGGAAAATGCTTGA
- a CDS encoding energy transducer TonB, whose translation MSYRWRGLIISCLVHGALVLLLVAMVRLTPTEPDLLVIDFSISHGPGPAAAPAPPAVAEVAVAPVEPPVKPSVELAAAKPLKSEPEVLLPIAEPEPEPEPEPEPDPKPAPVAVPPLPQELPEQAPAAGPEPFSPPQSLAEIGPGASAPSEELAAGPAGGPSPPTEPPLVDQYLEVNFHYIMEEIQRGIVYPRLARRMGWEGKVLVSFVILEDGGVENIEVMESSGFSLLDDNAVQTIKKSAPFPSPPARAILVVPVTYRLG comes from the coding sequence ATGAGTTACCGGTGGCGCGGCCTTATCATTTCCTGCCTGGTGCACGGAGCACTGGTGTTGTTGCTGGTGGCGATGGTGCGGTTGACTCCCACCGAACCGGACCTGCTGGTCATCGATTTTTCCATCAGCCACGGCCCCGGTCCGGCGGCGGCACCGGCGCCGCCGGCAGTTGCAGAGGTGGCGGTGGCCCCTGTTGAGCCACCGGTGAAGCCGTCGGTGGAATTGGCCGCGGCTAAGCCGCTGAAAAGTGAACCCGAGGTACTACTACCCATTGCCGAACCGGAGCCCGAACCGGAACCGGAACCCGAACCGGATCCGAAACCGGCGCCGGTGGCAGTGCCACCCCTGCCGCAAGAGTTGCCGGAGCAGGCGCCGGCGGCCGGCCCCGAACCATTCTCTCCGCCACAGAGCCTTGCCGAGATCGGACCGGGGGCCAGCGCCCCTTCCGAGGAGCTGGCCGCCGGTCCGGCCGGCGGCCCATCGCCGCCCACCGAACCTCCTTTGGTTGACCAGTATCTCGAGGTCAACTTCCACTACATCATGGAAGAGATCCAGCGGGGGATTGTTTATCCGCGCCTGGCCCGGCGCATGGGTTGGGAGGGTAAGGTTTTGGTTTCCTTTGTTATTTTGGAAGACGGCGGGGTGGAAAACATCGAGGTGATGGAAAGCTCCGGTTTCTCCCTGCTGGATGACAATGCCGTGCAGACCATAAAAAAATCAGCTCCCTTCCCCAGTCCCCCGGCCAGGGCCATCCTGGTGGTCCCGGTTACCTACCGGCTTGGCTGA
- the nifS gene encoding cysteine desulfurase NifS gives MADQPPVIYLDNNATTKVDPAVLEAMLPYFGELYGNPSSMHSFGGQVGRTLATARQQVASLIGATAEEIVFTSCGTESDSTAILAALQAFPEKRHIVTTRVEHPAVKHLCEHLDRLTGHKHRVTKLPVDRDGLLDLEQYEAALNDDTAVVSVMWANNETGVLFPVEEMAKIAKSRGVLFHTDAVQAVGKIPINMAESAIDLLSISGHKLHAPKGVGALYVRKGAPFAPLIIGGHQEKGRRGGTENVTSIIGLGQACELAAARLEEENSRVRQLRDKLEEGLLSQIPNAILNGHKEQRLPNTTNISFEYVEGESILLHLDQYGICASSGSACTSGSLEPSHVLRAMGVPFTAAHGSVRLSLSVFNTEEEIDYVIAKMPGIIAKLREMSPFWQSSHQGSVGGTGCRCECS, from the coding sequence ATGGCTGATCAGCCCCCGGTTATTTACCTGGACAACAACGCCACCACCAAGGTCGACCCTGCCGTGTTGGAGGCCATGCTGCCCTATTTCGGCGAACTTTACGGCAACCCTTCCTCCATGCACTCCTTCGGTGGCCAAGTTGGTCGCACCCTGGCCACCGCCCGCCAGCAGGTGGCCTCACTGATCGGGGCCACCGCCGAGGAGATTGTTTTTACCAGCTGCGGCACCGAGAGCGACTCCACTGCCATTCTGGCCGCCCTCCAGGCCTTTCCCGAAAAACGCCATATCGTCACCACCCGGGTGGAACACCCGGCGGTGAAGCATCTTTGCGAGCATCTCGACCGGCTCACCGGCCACAAACACCGGGTGACCAAACTGCCGGTGGATCGTGATGGCCTGTTGGACCTTGAACAGTATGAAGCTGCCTTGAACGATGACACCGCGGTGGTCAGCGTGATGTGGGCCAACAACGAAACCGGGGTGCTCTTCCCGGTGGAGGAGATGGCTAAAATAGCCAAAAGTCGAGGGGTGCTCTTTCACACCGATGCCGTGCAGGCGGTGGGCAAGATCCCCATCAACATGGCTGAGTCGGCCATCGACCTGCTTTCCATCTCCGGTCACAAACTGCATGCCCCCAAGGGGGTCGGCGCGCTCTATGTTCGCAAGGGAGCCCCTTTTGCCCCGCTGATCATCGGCGGCCACCAAGAGAAGGGGCGCCGGGGCGGGACCGAAAACGTCACTTCCATCATTGGCCTGGGCCAGGCCTGCGAGTTGGCCGCCGCCCGCCTGGAAGAAGAAAACAGCCGGGTACGGCAACTGCGCGACAAGCTGGAAGAGGGGCTGCTGAGCCAAATTCCCAACGCCATCTTAAACGGTCACAAAGAGCAGCGGCTGCCCAACACCACCAACATCAGTTTCGAATATGTGGAAGGGGAGTCCATCCTGCTGCATCTCGATCAGTACGGGATCTGTGCCTCTTCCGGTTCCGCCTGCACCTCCGGCTCCCTGGAGCCCTCCCATGTGCTCAGGGCCATGGGGGTTCCCTTCACCGCCGCCCACGGCTCGGTGCGCTTAAGCCTCAGTGTCTTCAATACCGAGGAAGAAATTGACTACGTGATCGCCAAGATGCCGGGAATTATCGCCAAGCTCCGCGAGATGTCGCCGTTCTGGCAGTCCAGCCACCAGGGCTCGGTGGGTGGGACCGGCTGTCGCTGTGAGTGTTCCTGA
- a CDS encoding double-cubane-cluster-containing anaerobic reductase has translation MEHELGQRMRKTTRLHLAMEGEETLQRLAEFPERLAAMDYFYSLFRDLANGAGPASLAGGRKIVATMCMQVPQELILAVGAYPWRLCSGANAYDQVGAEFMPAKSCPVVRSTLGMLKLNQSLWGEDLGGVVVPTTCDQKKKACEQLAALGYPVYSLEMPAGKDSELSRYYWQESVKQFAIALERMVGRRVTAAGLRQAIGQVGRAAALFRQLHRLRGNRPPLILGSDLFLVYNAYFLADIERWCQAVEALLAELEQRRQGEVRVTNRRAPRLLFTGSPPIFPNFKLPVLVEQSGGIIVADESCSSTRLLSDAVAYDEAGLNDMVPAVADRYLKPCTCPCLTPNHDRLRKLLAMIDEFAVDGVVYQAFSGCLPYEMERRQVNEILSARGTPMLYVETDYSPEDSGQLSTRVEAFIESIKARKRKTARKKREI, from the coding sequence ATGGAACATGAATTAGGGCAGCGGATGCGCAAAACCACCCGGCTGCATCTGGCCATGGAAGGGGAGGAGACCCTGCAAAGGTTGGCGGAATTTCCCGAACGGCTGGCGGCCATGGACTATTTTTATTCCCTGTTCCGTGATCTGGCCAATGGTGCGGGGCCGGCCTCATTGGCCGGCGGGCGTAAAATTGTCGCCACCATGTGCATGCAGGTGCCCCAGGAGTTGATCCTGGCCGTCGGCGCATACCCCTGGCGGCTGTGCAGCGGCGCTAATGCTTACGATCAGGTGGGGGCCGAATTCATGCCCGCCAAATCCTGCCCGGTGGTGCGCTCCACCCTGGGGATGCTCAAGCTTAACCAGTCTTTGTGGGGGGAGGACCTGGGCGGGGTGGTGGTGCCCACCACCTGCGATCAGAAAAAGAAGGCCTGCGAACAGCTTGCCGCCCTGGGCTACCCGGTTTACAGCCTGGAGATGCCGGCCGGCAAGGATAGTGAGCTGTCCCGGTATTACTGGCAGGAGTCGGTCAAGCAGTTCGCCATCGCCCTGGAGCGCATGGTCGGCCGCCGGGTAACCGCCGCCGGATTAAGGCAGGCCATTGGCCAGGTGGGCCGGGCGGCGGCCCTGTTTCGGCAGTTGCACCGCCTGCGGGGCAACCGCCCGCCCCTGATCCTGGGATCCGACCTGTTTTTGGTCTACAACGCCTATTTTCTGGCCGATATCGAGCGCTGGTGCCAGGCGGTGGAGGCGTTGCTGGCCGAGCTTGAGCAGCGCCGCCAGGGAGAGGTCCGGGTTACCAACCGGCGGGCACCGCGGCTGCTGTTTACCGGTTCGCCGCCGATCTTTCCCAACTTCAAACTGCCGGTGCTGGTGGAGCAATCCGGCGGCATCATCGTCGCCGACGAGTCATGTTCTTCCACCCGGCTGCTCTCCGATGCCGTGGCCTATGACGAGGCGGGGCTCAATGATATGGTGCCGGCGGTGGCCGACCGTTACCTGAAACCATGCACTTGCCCCTGTCTGACCCCCAACCACGACCGCCTGCGCAAGCTGCTCGCCATGATCGACGAATTTGCGGTGGATGGCGTGGTTTACCAGGCCTTTTCCGGTTGTCTGCCCTATGAGATGGAACGCCGGCAGGTCAATGAAATTTTGAGCGCCCGGGGAACTCCCATGCTCTATGTGGAAACCGATTACAGCCCCGAGGACTCGGGCCAGCTTTCCACCCGGGTGGAGGCCTTTATTGAGTCGATCAAGGCTCGCAAGAGAAAGACGGCCAGGAAAAAGAGGGAAATATGA
- a CDS encoding ExbD/TolR family protein — protein sequence MDEQGFNNMNVIPLVDVMLVLLVIVLTTSTFIAAGAIPVQLPEAASSEAAPLEPSTIEVDARGNLYLEAREVSLAELRRSLGHKERSLPILIKADRSIALQTFVEVMDVVKELGFTRVSLQTEKIS from the coding sequence ATGGATGAGCAGGGTTTCAACAACATGAACGTGATTCCGCTGGTGGATGTAATGCTCGTTCTGCTGGTGATCGTGCTCACCACCTCGACCTTTATTGCCGCCGGGGCCATTCCGGTGCAACTGCCGGAGGCCGCCTCGTCGGAAGCCGCACCGTTAGAGCCGAGCACCATTGAAGTTGATGCCCGGGGCAATCTTTATCTTGAGGCCAGGGAGGTATCACTGGCCGAACTGCGCCGGAGCCTGGGGCATAAAGAGCGCTCCCTGCCCATTCTGATCAAGGCTGACCGTTCCATTGCCCTGCAGACCTTTGTGGAGGTGATGGATGTGGTTAAAGAGCTCGGGTTTACCCGGGTCAGCCTGCAGACCGAAAAGATTTCATGA
- a CDS encoding urease accessory protein UreH domain-containing protein has translation MLEPAGIFLLGLAYGSTVCSLSCLPWLGPYLLGCGSGFRDGLLAALFFMLGKALSYAFLGAVAGLLGQVLTIGAEQQRLIPGLALIGAALLLPLFAKEGCRPRPAQAGKRGSLLLLGMATSLVPCPPLAAILVLAAASGSWLAGGGYGLLYGTALMISPLLIAGGGLALIGQQIRRQCAGIKPWLQGACMLIMLTMGWRLLTAV, from the coding sequence ATGCTTGAGCCGGCGGGTATTTTCCTGCTGGGGCTGGCGTACGGTTCCACGGTCTGCAGTTTAAGCTGCCTGCCCTGGCTGGGGCCCTACTTGCTGGGGTGTGGCAGTGGTTTTCGCGACGGGCTGTTGGCGGCCCTTTTCTTCATGTTGGGCAAGGCCTTGAGTTACGCCTTCCTGGGGGCCGTCGCCGGGCTGCTGGGGCAGGTGCTGACCATCGGGGCCGAACAGCAGCGGCTCATCCCTGGCCTGGCCCTGATCGGGGCGGCCCTGCTGCTGCCGCTGTTTGCCAAAGAGGGTTGCCGGCCCCGGCCGGCGCAGGCGGGTAAGCGGGGCTCGTTGCTGTTGCTGGGTATGGCCACCAGCTTGGTCCCCTGTCCACCGCTGGCGGCCATTCTGGTTTTGGCTGCAGCCAGCGGCTCCTGGCTGGCCGGTGGCGGTTACGGGCTGCTTTACGGCACGGCCTTGATGATTTCTCCGCTGCTTATCGCCGGCGGTGGACTGGCCCTGATCGGCCAGCAAATCCGGCGGCAATGCGCCGGAATCAAGCCCTGGCTGCAGGGTGCCTGTATGCTGATTATGTTGACCATGGGCTGGCGGCTGCTCACCGCGGTTTAG
- a CDS encoding polyferredoxin-like protein, which translates to MVVVRQTALLLMFWLLPGLLSAVVADELPPLRLTLAPPVDSAAAAGEECAEGHVGHGGGRGNGGPRLESEHRPVSQRTYHLNQYRRGAAIRAYVRRPDGAVFEPELILGASPRLTFATPPGDGPTHGAHNVYLVEEGVEDGVLAVRVAKWITMHHSCRWGHDGKFNPDLINPQQLDTVPFEIVVDDLWSRNFHAAVRSGDNLRITVLSYGAPVAGAEVTLTTEQGWRKTVTSDEQGMARIQLIRDYYPSLWQEFRRSHRGPFEVSARWRTEKTGEFRGEPYGAVSYQITHPWVYSPPEREYSSYASGLLLAATMMIAGGGGVYLYRERRRRPYRGVVFDE; encoded by the coding sequence ATGGTGGTCGTCCGCCAGACAGCACTGCTGCTGATGTTTTGGTTGCTACCTGGGCTGCTGTCAGCGGTGGTGGCCGACGAATTGCCACCCCTGCGCCTTACCCTGGCCCCGCCGGTTGATTCGGCCGCCGCGGCGGGGGAGGAGTGTGCCGAGGGGCATGTCGGGCATGGCGGGGGACGGGGTAACGGTGGGCCGAGGCTGGAATCGGAACACCGCCCGGTTTCCCAGCGTACCTATCATCTCAACCAGTACCGGCGCGGGGCCGCGATCAGGGCATATGTCCGCCGGCCCGACGGGGCGGTGTTCGAGCCGGAGCTGATCCTGGGGGCCAGCCCCCGGCTGACTTTTGCCACCCCACCGGGGGATGGCCCGACCCATGGCGCCCATAACGTTTATCTGGTGGAAGAGGGGGTTGAAGACGGGGTGCTGGCGGTGCGGGTGGCCAAATGGATCACCATGCACCACAGCTGCCGTTGGGGCCATGACGGGAAGTTCAATCCGGACCTGATCAACCCTCAACAGCTCGACACGGTGCCGTTTGAAATCGTAGTGGATGATCTCTGGAGCCGCAATTTTCACGCCGCGGTGAGGTCCGGCGACAACTTGCGGATCACCGTGCTTTCTTACGGGGCGCCGGTGGCCGGGGCCGAAGTAACCCTCACCACCGAGCAGGGCTGGCGGAAAACAGTAACCAGCGATGAACAGGGGATGGCCCGCATCCAGTTGATCCGCGATTACTACCCCTCGCTGTGGCAGGAGTTTCGGCGCAGCCATCGCGGCCCCTTCGAGGTAAGCGCCCGCTGGCGGACGGAAAAAACAGGCGAGTTCCGGGGTGAGCCCTATGGCGCAGTCAGTTATCAAATCACCCACCCCTGGGTCTATTCCCCGCCGGAGCGGGAGTATTCCTCCTACGCCTCCGGGCTGCTGCTGGCGGCCACGATGATGATCGCCGGCGGGGGCGGGGTCTACCTATACCGGGAACGACGCCGGCGGCCCTATCGGGGGGTTGTTTTTGATGAATAG
- the nifU gene encoding Fe-S cluster assembly protein NifU — MWEYTDKVREHFMNPRNVGEIPDADGIGEVGSLACGDALKLFIKLGPDGKIADAKFKTFGCASAIASSSALTEMIKGLTLDQAEKISNEDIAQELGGLPKEKMHCSVMGREALEAAIANYRGIPIPMAQGEVVCECFGVTDLEIRRAIHESKLKSVEEITNFTKAGGGCGRCHERLEEILREERQESKAEPAAEPAKKLTNIQKIKMIEELFEREIRPALRKDGGDIELVDLDGDFVTVALRGACVTCKKSKLTLKEYVEKKLREQVLDSLIVEEAR; from the coding sequence ATGTGGGAATATACGGATAAGGTACGGGAGCATTTCATGAACCCCCGTAACGTTGGGGAAATTCCCGATGCCGACGGCATTGGCGAGGTGGGCTCCCTGGCCTGCGGTGATGCCCTGAAGCTTTTTATCAAACTCGGCCCGGACGGCAAAATCGCCGACGCCAAGTTCAAAACCTTTGGTTGCGCCAGCGCCATTGCCTCTTCCTCGGCCTTAACTGAGATGATCAAGGGGTTGACCCTGGATCAAGCCGAGAAGATCAGCAACGAGGATATCGCCCAGGAACTTGGTGGGCTGCCCAAGGAAAAGATGCACTGCTCGGTGATGGGGCGCGAGGCCCTGGAGGCGGCCATTGCCAACTATCGTGGCATCCCCATTCCCATGGCTCAGGGCGAGGTGGTCTGCGAATGTTTCGGGGTCACCGACCTGGAGATCAGGCGGGCCATTCATGAAAGCAAGCTCAAGTCGGTGGAGGAGATCACCAACTTCACCAAGGCCGGCGGCGGCTGCGGCCGTTGCCATGAGCGGCTGGAAGAGATTTTGCGGGAAGAACGGCAGGAGAGCAAGGCGGAACCGGCCGCCGAGCCGGCCAAAAAGCTGACCAATATCCAGAAGATCAAGATGATCGAGGAGCTTTTCGAGCGGGAGATCCGGCCGGCGCTGCGCAAGGACGGGGGAGACATCGAACTGGTGGACCTCGACGGCGATTTTGTCACCGTGGCCCTGCGCGGCGCTTGCGTCACCTGTAAAAAATCGAAGCTCACCCTGAAGGAATACGTGGAGAAGAAGCTGCGCGAACAGGTGCTCGATAGCCTGATCGTCGAGGAGGCCCGTTAA